A single genomic interval of Coccidioides posadasii str. Silveira chromosome 1, complete sequence harbors:
- the DBP9 gene encoding ATP-dependent DNA/RNA helicase (BUSCO:168092at4751~EggNog:ENOG410PFWA~COG:A~BUSCO:4114at33183) yields MKRKLDENNVPTPENSGPKALEKTFETLHLDPRLLQALTKQKFTKPTLVQAEAIPLVLSGKDVLARAKTGSGKTAAYLLPILQSILQKKIANPTQKSISALILVPTRELAEQVQNAVVSFSSFCGKDIRSANLTQKVSDAVQRAILADLPDIIISTPARAIINTNSSSLSLNDLTHLVIDEADLVLSYGYEQDMQNLAKAIPRGVQTLLMSATLTSEVDALKGLFCRSPVILKLEEAEDEGAGIAQFAVKCAEDEKFLLTYVIFKLQLVKGKCIIFVGDIDRSYRLKLFLEQFGIKSCVLNSELPVNSRIHVVQEFNKGVYDIIIAADDQEVIGEIPKKGSKTPEQSNGENGDEPEEEKGFSDEDEVEPPPSKKRKKSTKEKDYGISRGIDFQDVACVLNFDLPTTAKSYTHRIGRTGRAGKTGMALSLIVPSELYGRHKPTSFPTAKNDEAVLAKIIKRQAKLGREVKPYNFDTKQIDAFRYRMTDALRAVTRVAVQEARTKEIKQELLNSEKLKRHFEENPEELRQLRHDGELRPTRVQAHLKHVPEYLMPAKGKAGLTSGDIGFVGLRKTNENRIRKARDRNRMRGKGGRKGGRGGGRKADPLKTFKSK; encoded by the exons ATGAAGAGGAAGCTGGACGAGAACAATGTGCCGACTCCTGAAAACTCCGGGCCAAAGGCTCTAGAAAAGACCTTCGAGACCCTCCACTTAGATCCCAGGTTGCTCCAAGCTTTAACAAAGCAGAAATTTACGAAACCAACATTAGTTCAGGCAGAGGCAATTCCACTGGTCTTAAGCGGGAAGGATGTGCTGG CTCGTGCAAAAACAGGGTCGGGCAAAACCGCGGCGTATCTCCTTCCGATTTTGCAGTCAATTTTGCAAAAGAAGATT GCCAATCCCACCCAGAAGTCGATCTCAGCCCTGATACTCGTGCCTACTCGAGAGCTTGCTGAACAGGTTCAAAACGCCGTGGTCTCGTTTTCTTCCTTCTGCGGAAAAGACATACGGTCCGCAAATCTCACGCAGAAAGTTTCAGACGCCGTTCAACGAGCAATCCTCGCTGACCTCCCTGATATTATCATTTCTACTCCTGCAAGGGCGATCATAAATACCAACAGCTCCTCGTTGTCGCTTAACGATTTAACGCACTTGGTAATTGATGAAGCCGATCTTGTCCTTTCCTATGGGTACGAACAAGATATGCAAAATTTGGCAAAAGCCATTCCCCGTGGTGTCCAAACGCTGTTGATGAGCGCGACGCTCACGTCCGAGGTTGATGCTTTGAAAGGCTTGTTTTGTAGAAGCCCAGTTATCTTGAAGCTAGAGGAAGCGGAGGATGAAGGAGCCGGAATCGCGCAATTCGCAGTCAA ATGCGCGGAAGACGAAAAGTTTCTTCTAACTTATGTTATATTCAAATTACAGCTTGTCAAGGGAAAATGTATCATATTTGTTGGAGATATAGATCGATCCTATCGTCTCAAACTATTCTTGGAACAGTTTGGTATAAAGAGCTGCGTTCTCAACTCGGAACTACCGGTCAATTCCAGGATTCACGTCGTCCAAGAATTCAATAAAGGTGTATATGATATCATCATTGCTGCCGATGACCAGGAAGTTATAGGAGAGATACCAAAGAAAGGATCTAAGACGCCCGAGCAGTCAAATGGTGAAAACGGAGACGAGCCAGAGGAGGAGAAAGGCTTCAGCGACGAGGACGAAGTCGAACCGCCGCCTAGTAAGAAACGCAAAAAGTCTACCAAAGAAAAGGACTACGGCATCTCCCGAGGAATCGATTTCCAAGATGTCGCCTGTGTCCTCAACTTTGATCTTCCCACGACTGCCAAATCGTACACCCACCGTATCGGGCGGACTGGGCGAGCTGGCAAAACCGGCATGGCTCTATCCCTCATTGTGCCTTCAGAACTGTACGGCAGACATAAGCCTACAAGTTTTCCAACTGCCAAAAACGATGAGGCAGTTCTCGCGAAAATCATCAAGCGCCAGGCCAAGCTTGGACGAGAAGTAAAGCCATACAATTTCGACACAAAGCAGATCGATGCCTTCCGGTACAGAATGACTGATGCCCTCCGTGCCGTCACACGGGTGGCTGTCCAAGAAGCCCGGACCAAAGAAATCAAGCAGGAGCTCCTGAACAGCGAGAAGCTGAAGCGACATTTTGAAGAGAACCCAGAAGAACTGCGGCAGCTTCGACACGATGGCGAGCTACGACCAACGCGCGTCCAGGCACATTTGAAGCATGTGCCAGAGTATCTAATGCCCGCAAAGGGGAAAGCTGGTCTAACTAGTGGGGATATTGGGTTTGTAGGATTGAGGAAAACAAATGAGAATCGGATAAGGAAGGCCAGGGATAGGAACCGAATGAGAGGGAAAGGCGGTAGGAAAGGTGGTCGTGGAGGCGGAAGAAAAGCCGATCCTTTGAAAACGTTTAAAAGTAAATAA